Proteins encoded within one genomic window of Camelina sativa cultivar DH55 chromosome 19, Cs, whole genome shotgun sequence:
- the LOC104764517 gene encoding growth hormone-regulated TBC protein 1-A-like: MFGIQSRRDLTMELQSQIPILRPSIHARRANIVVKFQDLYGFTVEGNVDDVNVLNEVREKVRNQGRVWWALEASKGANWYLQPEILLIGDGIALKTSLKISTLTNAITLKRLIRKGIPPVLRPKVWFSLSGAAKKKSTVPDSYYSDLTKAVDGKVTPATRQIDHDLPRTFPGHPWLDTPEGHAALRRVLVGYSFRDSDVGYCQGLNYVAALLLLVMKTEEDAFWMLAVLLENVLVRDCYTTNLSGCHVEQRVFKDLLAQKCPRIASHLEDMGFDVSLVATEWFLCLFSKSLPSETTLRVWDVLFYEGAKVLFHAALAIFKMKENELLMTHQVGDVINILQTTSHQLFDPDELLTVAFEKIGSMTTNTISKQRKKQEPAVLAELDQRLRRLNSLKESGKST, from the exons ATGTTTGGGATCCAAAGCAGACGTGATTTAACAATGGAACTCCAATCTCAGATTCCGATTCTCCGTCCGAGCATCCACGCCAGACGAGCCAACATCGTCGTCAAGTTCCAGGATTTGTACGGCTTCACCGTCGAAGGAAATGTCGACGACGTCAACGTTTTGAACGAGGTCAGGGAGAAAGTGAGGAACCAAGGACGTGTTTGGTGGGCTCTTGAAGCTAGCAAAGGAGCTAATTGGTACCTTCAGCCTGAGATTCTCTTGATCGGAGACGGCATCGCTTTGAAAACGTCTCTCAAGATCTCTACTTTGACGAATGCGATTACTTTGAAGAGGTTGATTAGGAAAGGGATCCCTCCTGTGCTGAGGCCTAAGGTTTGGTTTTCTCTTTCTGGTGCTGCTAAGAAGAAGTCCACCGTCCCTGATAGTTATTATAGTGATTTGACTAAGGCCGTTGATGGCAAGGTCACCCCTGCCACCAGGCAGATTGATCAT GATCTGCCACGTACTTTTCCAGGCCATCCATGGTTGGATACTCCAGAGGGTCATGCTGCTCTAAGACGTGTGCTTGTTGGCTATTCCTTTCGCGATTCTGATGTTGGCTATTGTCAG GGACTAAACTATGTTGCAGCATTACTATTACTTGTCATGAAGACAGAAGAAGACGCATTCTGGATGCTAGCTGTCCTTTTGGAAAACGTATTAGTTCGTGACTGCTACACAACAAACTTGTCTGGATGCCATGTTGAGCAGCGGGTTTTCAAAGATCTGCTTGCTCAAAAATGTCCTCG AATAGCTAGTCATCTTGAAGATATGGGCTTTGATGTTTCCCTCGTAGCCACCGAATGGTTTCTATGCCTCTTCTCTAAAAGCCTTCCTTCAGAG ACAACTCTAAGGGTGTGGGATGTACTTTTCTATGAAGGAGCAAAGGTTCTATTCCATGCAGCTTTAGCAATATTCAag ATGAAAGAGAACGAGCTTCTTATGACCCACCAGGTCGGTGATGTAATCAACATATTACAGACAACTTCACATCAGCTTTTTGACCCGGATGAATTATTAACG GTGGCATTTGAGAAAATTGGATCGATGACTACCAACACCATAtcaaagcagaggaagaagcagGAACCAGCAGTGCTGGCAGAACTTGACCAGAGACTTAGGAGGCTCAACTCTCTTAAAGAAAGTGGTAAGAgcacataa
- the LOC104764518 gene encoding uncharacterized protein At1g04910-like, with translation MGTWKTRSSSKKQVCYISVPAQIINSVSSSSLHSFLDNKSSKKKNTTIKLFNLRNPKLWALSIFLLTVLGISLRLSLCLSPFGFGDHESQLQSSDSNVSPKSHLGFAYSRSNATQTEISNAKDRSLDTGLEKNETFGGDRSHLITSDGNGHGDKNEFWKQPDGLGYKPCLDFSIGYSRESKKIARERRKYLMVVVSGGLNQQKIQIVDAVVIARILGAALVVPILQINLIWGDESEFSDIFDLEQFKSVLANDVKIVSLLPASKIMTRPSEEGGMPFNASPQWIRSHYLKRFNRDGVLLLRRLDSRLSKDLPTDLQKLRCKVAFEALKFSPRVMEMGKKLAERMRSKGPYIALHLRMEKDVWVRTGCLSGLSSKYDEIVNIERIKRPELLTAKSRMTSNERKLAGLCPLNAKEVTRLLRALGAPRDARIYWAGGEPLGGKEALKPLTSEFPHLYNKYDIALPLELKPFAKRASIMAAIDYIVCKESDVFMASHGGNMGHAIQGHRAYEGHKKIITPNKRHMLPYFVNTSMSKTEFEKMIKKLHRQSLGQPELRVSKAGRDVTKYPVPECMCKQTTSTI, from the exons ATGGGAACATGGAAGACGAGAAGCAGTAGTAAGAAGCAAGTTTGCTACATTTCAGTCCCAGCTCAGATCataaactctgtttcttcatcgtccttACACTCTTTTCTCGATAACAAatcttcaaagaagaagaacacaacaaTCAAACTCTTCAATCTCAGAAACCCAAAGCTCTGGGCTTTATCTATCTTCTTACTTACTGTTTTAGGGATATCATTAAGACTCAGTCTTTGTCTTTCTCCTTTTGGTTTCGGCGATCACGAAAGTCAACTTCAAAGCTCGGATTCTAATGTATCTCCTAAATCCCATCTAGGTTTTGCGTATAGCAGATCAAACGCTACTCAGACTGAGATTTCAAACGCTAAGGATCGATCTTTGGATACGGGTTTGGAGAAAAATGAAACCTTTGGTGGTGATCGATCCCATTTGATCACCTCTGATGGAAATGGACATGGTGATAAGAATGAGTTCTGGAAACAGCCTGATGGATTAGGTTACAAGCCATGCTTAGACTTCAGCATTGGATACAGCAGAGAGAGTAAGAAGATTGCTAGAGAGAGGAGAAAGTATCTGATGGTGGTTGTCTCTGGTGGGTTGAATCAGCAGAAGATTCAGATTGTTGATGCGGTTGTGATTGCGAGGATTCTAGGTGCTGCTCTTGTTGTACCAATATTGCAAATCAATCTCATTTGGGGTGACGAGAG tgaGTTTTCAGATATATTTGATTTAGAGCAGTTCAAGAGTGTTTTAGCAAATGATGTGAAGATTGTTTCGTTGCTGCCCGCAAGTAAAATAATGACTAGACCATCAGAAGAAGGTGGTATGCCCTTTAACGCCTCCCCTCAATGGATCCGTTCTCACTATCTAAAGCGT TTCAATAGGGACGGAGTTCTGCTTTTAAGGAGATTAGATTCAAGATTGTCTAAAGACTTGCCCACTGATCTCCAGAAGCTCCGTTGTAAG GTAGCATTTGAAGCACTAAAGTTTTCGCCACGGGTCATGGAGATGGGGAAGAAGCTTGCAGAGAGGATGAGGAGCAAAGGGCCTTACATTGCGCTGCATCTTCGAATGGAGAAAGATGTGTGGGTTAGAACAGGATGCCTTTCTGGTTTGAGCTCAAAGTATGATGAGATTGTTAACATAGAAAGGATTAAGCGGCCTGAGCTCTTAACAGCCAAATCTAGGATGACATCTAATGAGAGGAAACTCGCTGGTCTCTGTCCATTAAATGCCAAGGAGGTAACAAG GCTGCTTAGAGCACTTGGAGCACCGAGAGATGCGAGGATCTATTGGGCGGGAGGGGAACCGCTTGGCGGAAAGGAAGCTTTGAAACCGTTAACAAGCGAATTCCCACATCTCTACAACAAATACGATATTGCATTGCCACTTGAACTCAAACCTTTTGCAAAACGAGCTTCGATAATGGCAGCAATCGACTATATAGTGTGCAAAGAGAGTGATGTGTTTATGGCATCTCATGGAGGGAACATGGGCCATGCGATTCAG GGGCACAGGGCTTATGAAGGACACAAAAAGATTATAACACCAAACAAAAGGCATATGCTCCCATACTTTGTGAACACATCAATGAGTAAAACAGAGTTTGAGAAGATGATAAAGAAATTACACAGACAATCTCTAGGACAGCCAGAACTAAGGGTAAGCAAAGCTGGGAGAGATGTTACAAAGTATCCTGTTCCTGAGTGTATGTGCAAACAAACCACCTCTACTATTTaa
- the LOC104764519 gene encoding reactive oxygen species modulator 1-like, translating to MAKDSCLARITAGVAVGGAVGGAVGAVYGTYEAIRFKVPGLMKIRYIGQTTIGSAAIFGLFLGAGSLIHCGKGY from the exons atggcGAAAGACAGCTGTTTGGCCCGAATCACTGCCGGAGTTGCCGTTGGTGGCGCAGTTGGTGGCGCTGTAG GTGCTGTCTATGGAACTTACGAGGCGATTAGATTCAAG GTTCCTGGGCTTATGAAGATAAGATACATTGGGCAAACTACCATTGGCAGTGCAGCAATTTTTGGGCTTTTTCTAGGTGCCGGCAGTTTGATACATTGTGGAAAAGGCTACTGA
- the LOC104767376 gene encoding eukaryotic translation initiation factor 2 subunit beta-like, producing the protein MADGSYKLQILRRVFNILRENSPELVGFSLLTVIMQPQVLLEGTKKTIFVNFMDYCKTMRRQPAHVRAFLLAELGTTSDTPDAQQRLVVRGRFTSNNFEGLLRRYVCGYVMCFDCKSTNTTFSREVRLFFVRCEQCGSERCAPQIRMNRRYLGRRKTGYIGSSSLVMKGKEKEDTD; encoded by the exons ATGGCTGATGGAAGTTATAAATTACAGATACTTCGTAGGGTCTTTAATATTCTGCGTGAGAATAGTCCGGAGCTTGTTGGATTTTCGCTTCTTACAGTTATAATGCAACCACAAGTTCTTCTTGAAGGGACAAAGAAGACAATCTTTGTCAATTTTATGGACTATTGCAAGAC GATGCGTCGACAACCAGCTCATGTTAGGGCTTTCTTACTTGCTGAGTTGGGTACTACTAGTGATACACCTGATGCGCAGCAAAGGTTGGTTGTTAGGGGGAGATTTACATCCAACAACTTTGAAGGGCTTTTACGGCGATATGTCT GTGGATACGTCATGTGCTTTGATTGCAAAAGCACAAACACAACTTTCTCCAGGGAGGTTCGTCTCTTCTTTGTGAGATGTGAACAG TGTGGATCAGAACGATGTGCGCCACAAATCCGCATGAACAGAAGGTATCTTGGTCGCAGGAAGACTGGATATATTGGTAGCTCAA GTTTAGTaatgaaaggaaaagaaaaggaagacaCAGATTAA